The following coding sequences lie in one Rutidosis leptorrhynchoides isolate AG116_Rl617_1_P2 chromosome 4, CSIRO_AGI_Rlap_v1, whole genome shotgun sequence genomic window:
- the LOC139844865 gene encoding protein OCTOPUS-like, with protein MPQPQTRTRTRCFTACHRHSSEPVTGFCPLCLRDRLAGLDSSASGSVVKTVVCSRRTRDHGVSPARELRRSKSVAADKCKVVDIDVIDQRRKSCDVRGRSSLSDLFVVESMKLGFQDIDEDEEVRVLDVGGDEIRASDECDDEIRASDEGERRPMIEIIETEIELRKKRKNFWEAASIFSQKLRKWREKQKEKKKCRSKLGPLGQFRDSQCQSEVADYGLGRRSCVTEPRFSIDANRLSVDDPRFSIDEHRASCDGYMIARTIPRHTPMLSIVDSTILAPVNRGMNSLSDDGVSSMKCSSTKMDGLGGGEQGKSGSNARVSPTNDSIFQGTKLVITEKELKDWNLNSVKNEDIESNSNGAILSNKTSATKLSNGHKMAISSRLRRVCNLWGDKHKLDATKNVESIPENGFDKENSRSKLVRNASVVNSRNRSDQSCRDLELDRNRSTRYSTSDIESGLLRLHLTPFRNTRGKFGKNRGPFMVSNGFQLN; from the coding sequence ATGCCGCAACCTCAAACTCGTACTAGAACTCGCTGTTTCACCGCCTGTCACCGTCACTCTAGTGAACCTGTAACCGGATTTTGCCCATTATGTTTACGTGACCGGCTCGCCGGTCTTGACTCGTCTGCTTCCGGTTCAGTTGTGAAAACAGTTGTGTGTAGTCGTCGAACTAGAGATCATGGTGTTTCTCCGGCGCGGGAGCTCCGGCGAAGTAAATCTGTTGCTGCTGATAAATGTAAGGTGGTTGATATCGATGTTATAGATCAGCGAAGGAAATCGTGTGATGTTAGGGGCCGTAGTAGTTTATCGGATTTGTTTGTTGTTGAATCGATGAAATTAGGGTTTCAGGATATTGACGAAGATGAGGAAGTTAGGGTTTTGGATGTAGGTGGTGATGAAATTAGGGCTTCCGATGAATGTGATGATGAAATTAGGGCTTCGGACGAAGGCGAAAGGAGACCGATGATAGAAATTATCGAAACGGAAATTGAATTACGTAAAAAAAGAAAGAATTTTTGGGAAGCAGCTTCTATTTTTAGTCAGAAATtaagaaaatggagagaaaagcagaaagaaaagaagaaatgtAGGTCAAAATTAGGTCCTTTAGGGCAGTTTAGGGATAGTCAATGTCAATCTGAGGTGGCAGATTATGGATTAGGTAGAAGATCATGTGTTACAGAACCTCGGTTTTCAATTGATGCTAATCGATTATCGGTTGATGATCCTAGGTTTTCGATTGATGAGCATCGAGCTTCGTGCGATGGATATATGATCGCAAGAACGATTCCAAGGCATACACCGATGCTATCGATTGTTGATAGCACGATTTTAGCTCCAGTCAATAGGGGGATGAATTCGTTAAGTGACGATGGTGTTAGTTCGATGAAATGTTCGAGTACAAAAATGGATGGATTAGGTGGTGGTGAGCAGGGGAAATCGGGTTCAAATGCTAGAGTTTCGCCTACAAATGATTCTATATTTCAAGGAACAAAGTTAGTTATTACTGAAAAGGAATTGAAAGATTGGAATTTAAATTCCGTTAAGAATGAAGACATTGAGAGTAACTCGAATGGAGCGATTTTGAGTAATAAAACGAGTGCGACGAAATTATCCAACGGGCATAAAATGGCGATTTCGAGTAGGTTGAGAAGGGTTTGTAATTTATGGGGTGATAAGCACAAACTTGACGCTACGAAGAATGTAGAAAGTATCCCGGAAAATGGATTTGATAAAGAGAATTCAAGGTCAAAACTTGTTCGAAACGCGAGTGTTGTGAATTCTAGAAACCGAAGTGATCAAAGTTGTAGAGATTTGGAGTTGGATCGGAACAGGAGCACACGGTATTCGACCAGTGATATCGAGAGCGGTTTGTTGAGGTTGCATTTGACACCATTTAGGAACACTAGGGGTAAATTTGGTAAAAACAGGGGTCCATTTATGGTCAGCAATGGCTTCCAACTGAACTAA
- the LOC139841243 gene encoding uncharacterized protein has product MKRRSRKDQEFTHPFSDSKKHVHGVYKRRKERVLRKFFMVLPFCLEEMNPNGQPIHNDEGNPIGYGPPVNQEQQNDPNNTPMWNTRLAAPTVVPPAITKPPIGADNWKVEGNFFTMIKDMFFHGLIEENPFEHIQHFNDICDIYKTKDVTDDAFKLRAFPFTLQGDAKAWLRNLPPDSIRTFQDLTDAFINHFFSPSKVEQLRMKINGFTQRGDESFQQSQPSKSLEEIMKNYIKKVETTEAFLLKENRFLKQRLKHQQASFQNLESTVGRLSNQVAERPHDTLPSNRQVNPSNNYNNTRQHNQNQQNNNTRVIPIESTNQNPNHPNRNENVNAITTRSGLTTQGIEDPHPHPFIIHEPLPSFIEEETEVGEEKGKEKVNSTEGTGNDETGKKKGNVPLKATRPVPYPKALKKDKLAAQYKKFQDMMKNISINLPIIDVHKGMPNYGRFIKELISQRGKYHDETSFFIEEECNKILESRLRIPKKLGDPGKFVFPCKFGESEVFNALADLGASINLMPHLLYERLGLGPLNLTRIRIRLANHSFDTAIGIAEDILLALTPWCSL; this is encoded by the exons ATGAAAAGGAGATCCCGAAAGGATCAAGAGTTTACACATCCATTCTCCGATTCGAAAAAACACGTGCACGGGGTTTACAAGCGTAGGAAAGAGAGGGTATTAAGGAAATTTTTTATggttttgccattttgtttagaagagaTGAATCCTAACGgtcaaccaattcacaatgatGAGGGTAATCCAATTGGTTATGGTCCACCGGTTAATCAAGAGCAACAAAATGATCCAAACAACACACCGATGTGGAACACTAGATTGGCGGCACCTACGGTGGTACCTccggctattacaaaaccaccaattggAGCCGATAATTGGAAGGTTGAGGGAAACTTCTTCACAATGATCAAAGATATGTTCTTCCATGGGTTAATAGAAGAAAATCCTTTCGAGCACATTCAACACTTTAACGATATCTGTGATATCTACAAAACCAAAGATGTTACCGATGATGcttttaagttaagggcattcccctttacaCTTCAAGGAGATGCGAAAGCTTGGCTAAGGAATTTACCACCCGATTCTATTAGGACTTTTCAAGATTTAACCGACGCGTTTATCAATCACTTCTTTTCACCATCAAAGGTGGAACAACTTAGAATGAAAATTAATGGATTCACCCAACGGGGtgatgagtcttt tcaacaatcccaaccttcgaAGAGCCTAGAGGAAATCATGAAAAATTATATCAAGAAGGTGGAAACAACCGAAGCATTCTTATTAAAGGAGAATAGGTTCTTGAAGCAACGATTAAAGCACCAACAAGCATCATTTCAAAACCTAGAAAGTACCGTTGGAAGACTTTCAAACCAAGTTGCCGAAAGACCTCACGACACCTTACCTTCAAACAGACAAGTTAACCCgagcaacaattacaacaatactcgACAACACAACCAAAATCAACAAAACAACAACACAAGAGTGATTCCTATCGAAAGCACCAACCAAAACCCTAACCACCCAAACCGAAATGAAAATGTCAATGCCATAACCACTCGAAGCGGTCTAACCACTCAAGGAATTGAAGATCCCCATCCACATCCCTTTATCATCCATGAACCACTACCAAGTTTTATTGAAGAGGAAACCGAGGTTGGTGAGGAGAAGGGTAAAGAAAAGGTGAACTCAACCGAGGGTACGGGTAATGATGAAACGGGTAAGAAAAAGGGTAATGTGCCTTTGAAGGCTACACGACCGGTGCCATATCCGAAAGCTTTAAAGAAGGACAAGTTGGCGGCTCAATACAAAAAGTTTCAAGATATGATGAAAAACATATCGATTAACTTGCCAATCATAGATGTTCATAAAGGAATGCCAAACTATGGCCGGTTCATCAAGGAGCTAATATCTCAAAGGGGTAAATATCATGATGAAACATCTTTCTTTATTGAAGAAGAGTGCAATAAGATTCTTGAATCAAGGCTAAGGATTCCTAAAAAGTTAGGAGATCCGGGAAAATTTGTTTTCCCTTGTAAGTTCGGTGAATCGGAAGTATTCAATGCACTAGCCGATTTGGGTGCAAGCATTAACCTAATGCCCCATTTACTTTACGAGAGACTTGGACTTGGACCTCTTAATCTGACCCGAATTAGGATAAGATTGGCCAACCATTCATTTGACACCGCTATTGGCATCGCCGAGGACATCTTGTTAGCATTGACACCTTGGTGttccctgtag